In Nicotiana tabacum cultivar K326 chromosome 17, ASM71507v2, whole genome shotgun sequence, one DNA window encodes the following:
- the LOC107820192 gene encoding putative pectate lyase 2, which yields MSSLALVLTLLFLGISTLQAEYYAPLPYSYAPLPYSYAPNTKKTMNVIDSCWRTKSNWAKNRRALADCAVGYGKAAIGGKFGAIYVVTNPLDDPVNPKPGTLRYGVIQSKPLWITFAKNMVITLKNELMINSYKTIDGRGAKVEIAYGPCITIAHVSHVIIHGISIHDCKPGKKGIVRDSPVHAGHRGGADGDGIDIFQSSHIWIDHCYLARCTDGLIDVIHASTAVTISNNYFTQHDKVMLFGHNDNNIEDKVMKVTVAFNYFGPGLIERMPRVRLGYAHVANNRYEKWLMYAIGGSANPTIFSEGNYFMAYKSTQVTKREAKNGWKNWKWRSSKDKFMNGAYFIPSGYGSTNPYYSKAQSFPVADGSIVPSLTADAGPLRCTSYKC from the exons ATGTCTTCTTTAGCACTTGTACTTACTCTTCTTTTTTTGGGTATCTCAACTTTACAAGCTGAGTATTATGCACCTCTTCCTTATAGTTATGCACCTCTTCCTTATAGTTATGCACCTAATACTAAAAAAACTATGAATGTGATTGATTCTTGTTGGCGTACCAAATCAAATTGGGCCAAGAACCGCCGTGCATTGGCTGATTGTGCCGTCGGCTACGGCAAAGCTGCTATCGGAGGTAAATTTGGTGCCATATATGTCGTTACTAATCCATTGGACGACCCCGTAAACCCTAAACCAGGTACACTAAGATATGGTGTAATCCAATCCAAACCACTATGGATTACTTTCGCCAAAAACATGGTTATAACACTAAAGAATGAGCTTATGATAAATAGTTACAAGACTATAGATGGAAGAGGAGCTAAAGTGGAGATTGCATATGGACCTTGTATCACAATTGCACATGTTAGCCATGTGATTATACATGGGATTAGCATCCATGATTGTAAGCCTGGTAAGAAGGGCATTGTGCGGGATAGTCCGGTGCATGCCGGCCATCGTGGCGGCGCTGACGGAGACGGTATTGATATTTTTCAATCTTCTCATATTTGGATCGACCATTGCTATCTTGCACGTTGCACCGATGGTCTTATTGACGTTATTCATGCTTCTACTGCTGTTACCATTTCCAACAACTACTTCACTCAGCATGACAAA GTTATGTTATTTGGGCACAATGATAACAATATAGAAGACAAGGTTATGAAAGTCACGGTAGCCTTCAACTACTTTGGCCCTGGTTTAATAGAACGAATGCCAAG AGTTAGGCTAGGTTATGCTCATGTGGCCAACAATCGCTACGAAAAATGGTTGATGTATGCTATTGGTGGAAGTGCAAATCCAACCATCTTCAGTGAAGGAAATTATTTCATGGCATATAAATCCACACAA GTTACGAAGAGGGAAGCAAAGAATGGGTGGAAGAATTGGAAGTGGAGGTCTTCAAAGGATAAATTCATGAATGGAGcatattttataccatctggATATGGA